The stretch of DNA TTAAAGATAAGCTTAAATATTATCTTAAAGAATACGCTGGCAGGCCTACGCCTTTATATTTGGCAGGCAACTTAAGCCGTGCATTAGGGATAAAGAGAATTTATCTTAAAAGAGAAGACCTCTTGCATACGGGAGCGCATAAAATAAATAATACCTTAGGCCAGGGGCTTATCGCGGTAGGGATGAAAAAGAAGCGCATAATTGCGGAAACTGGCGCCGGGCAGCATGGGGTGGCAACCGCGACAGTTGCGGCATTATTTGGTTTGCAATGCGCGGTTTATATGGGCGAAGAGGACATGGAGCGGCAGAAATTAAATGTTTTTCGCATGCGCCTGTTGGGCTCCAGGGTTGTTCCTGTTGCAAGCGGTTCTAAAACTTTAAAAGACGCCATGACCGAAGCGCTTCGTGATTGGGTGACTAATGTGCGCGATACCCATTATGTTATCGGCACTGTTGCCGGCCCGCATCCGTATCCTGAGATGGTCAGGGATTTTCAGGCAGTGATCGGCAGGGAGGCGCGCGCGCAGTTTCTGCTCAAAGAAAAATCTCTTCCCGATTATTTAGTAGCTTGTGTGGGAGGCGGCAGTAACGCCATGGGCTTGTTTTATCCATT from Candidatus Omnitrophota bacterium encodes:
- the trpB gene encoding tryptophan synthase subunit beta — its product is MALPDKKGHFGLFGGRFVPETLVYALDELDEFYRKIKKDKQFKDKLKYYLKEYAGRPTPLYLAGNLSRALGIKRIYLKREDLLHTGAHKINNTLGQGLIAVGMKKKRIIAETGAGQHGVATATVAALFGLQCAVYMGEEDMERQKLNVFRMRLLGSRVVPVASGSKTLKDAMTEALRDWVTNVRDTHYVIGTVAGPHPYPEMVRDFQAVIGREARAQFLLKEKSLPDYLVACVGGGSNAMGLFYPFFNDRKVKFIGVEAAGYGLSTGKHAATLVSAKPGVLHGSKSYLLQDKDGQVSLTHSVSAGLDYPGVGPEHSYYKDIKRAQYYAVTDKEALSGFQLLSQTEGIIPALESSHAIAYLQKHARKFRGASVIVCLSGRGDKDMGIVTEELKQYSS